A section of the Triticum dicoccoides isolate Atlit2015 ecotype Zavitan chromosome 7A, WEW_v2.0, whole genome shotgun sequence genome encodes:
- the LOC119334097 gene encoding uncharacterized protein LOC119334097, with amino-acid sequence MEGGCSGSSSSEPAAPARKRKPGTWRRLPRTLPLEVEVRMKLGSITHEELKRQHLARAEELEKMDDSGCDTDDAKIAFKAFKEEHVRWYRKLAEGWPEHIVINYNPKPSDTEEEYLTAEDMEARFTHRNPTHGAQLKHFACLALAHYNARKTEHKFDLAEALTSNCFSEACGTTYGHVNFTAIPQKTNDPTKRLFFAELMLIPELQMEEDTEPMRVLHVSTIDDVPCYGGCHEIRRKINHRMRGVMDYERCHACHSSLKHPKGDMFIGGHNSTRMPYYSAT; translated from the exons ATGGAGGGCGGCTGTAGTGGTTCGTCGTCGAGCGagccggcggcgccggcgaggaagaggAAGCCCGGGACATGGAGAAGGCTCCCGCGCACCCTGCCGCTGGAAGTGGAGGTCAGGATGAAGTTGGGTTCCATAACGCATGAGGAGCTGAAGCGGCAGCACCTGGCGCGCGCCGAGGAGCTGGAGAAGATGGACGACAGCGGGTGCGACACGGACGATGCCAAGATCGCCTTCAAGGCGTTCAAGGAGGAGCATGTCCGCTGGTACCGCAAGCTCGCCGAGGGCTGGCCGGAGCATATAGTCATCAACTACAACCCCAAGCCCAGCGACACAGA GGAAGAGTATCTGACCGCCGAGGACATGGAAGCACGCTTCACTCATCGTAACCCCACTCATGGAGCACAACTAAAACACTTTGCTTGCCTTGCTTTGGCACATTACAATGCCAGAAAGACCGAG CACAAGTTTGACCTTGCGGAGGCCTTGACATCTAACTGCTTTTCTGAGGCGTGTGGGACGACATATGGTCATGTCAACTTCACCGCCATTCCCCAGAAGACTAATGACCCTACGAAGAGGTTGTTCTTCGCTGAGCTCATGCTCATTCCGGAGCTCCAGATGGAGGAGGATACCGAGCCTATGCGTGTGCTGCATGTCTCAACTATTGATGATGTTCCCTGTTATG GTGGATGCCATGAAATACGTCGGAAGATTAATCACAGGATGAGGGGCGTCATGGACTACGAGCGATGCCACGCATGTCACAGCAGTCTAAAGCATCCGAAAGGAGATATGTTCATTGGAGGGCATAATAGCACGAGGATGCCCTACTATTCTGCAACCTAA